ATACCCAGGAAGAAAGACCAAACAAAATCAACTCTGTACCTGAAGACACCAGCTTCCGAATGTGATTTTCGTGGCATGTCGCAGCTTTAAAAGATGGGACTTAAAGTCGTGAGAAACGTACCAATGACGAGTTGGCTCGTTAAAGTTCGACTCTGCCTCTGCTAATGAAGATCTGCTAATGAAGATACTCCAATTAGGCTGGAGACAAATCCACCTGACAAACACAATGAAAGCAGATTCGGAGCTGAAAGAATGAGCGACGAAGAAATATCCGCTTCAATCACCAACTCTCTTAGAGATCTTGAATCAATCCAGATGTCGCGAGCTTCGAGCCAGGAGGAACGCAATGTAAAAGATTCAAGAACAGGGCACCCCCTCATGATTTTCATAATCACATCCTTCTCCGAGGGAAAGTAATCGAAAATAAAGTCGTGAAGGCACAATTTCTTAAGTGAAGGCCAGTGGATGGTAAAATCCGGTGGAAAAGTAGCCTTCGATATTCGCAAGCTCACCAGCGACGTGCAATCGCACATGAATTGTGGTACGACACGATTGGAGCCTCCAAAGACCAACGAAGCGTCCTCCACTTGGCGTGCCGCAGCAAAGTGGAACCACAGATCGAATTCAGTACGGACGTAAAAGTCCACATGGAACTTCTCTATCTTAGTGGCAGTGCAGAGACTCAGTGCTTTGCTGATCAATGGAATGACAAGCCATGAGCGGAGCGAGACATCGATGTTCGGGGTGGAGGTCCAAGCCAAACGCCATTGCTTGGACAGCACGCTGGTCTTCACCAGGTCTTTGAAGGGCAAGAAGCAGAAGATATGGTGGATTATGACGTCGGGCAAGGGGCTGATGTTATCAACCTCCACCGCCTGTGGTGGAGAGGAGAGATCAGGGTTGGCGTCTAGCGGCGCCATCTCCTCGCCGAGAATGGATTTTGAGGGACTTGGAGGGTTTATGATGGTGTTGGTGGATTGACACAGAAGCCAAATCAAGTCACGCAAATCTACACaattcagatttcaaaaatcatCTGTCGAGAGATTTGTTGGTAGATTGTGGGgttattttaataaatgaatccaaataatggcataaaaattattttatatcttttgagaaattttgtgAAAGGGTATGATATTTAGAatgattggttttctttttggtaaaaaaaaaaagagttacatGCGTATTTAAGACCctctaaattaatattttttgtcaattatttaGTATCTGGTTTTGCTTTACATCTTATATGAGGCAAGAATATTATTGAAATTCGTGGGCAGAATTGTGAAGTTGAAAGATCCTTTAAATTTGCTTTGCACcaaagagaaattgaagaattttctaCTTAAATGAAACTTATAAGTCAAGACTAGTTAGTATTATTAGGGGAACAAAATATTATCCCAAAAGGTCCTAAATTGGTATTCAATGAATCATCTACCCCAAAATAgttttcatttcaaaaaattttgaagttgacatcctgtgataaatttgctctaaagtaattttggggggaaaaaaacaatcCATGACGCAAATCTAAGGAAGAGTAAATTTGGGAcccatttgggatttttcgtgagatGAAGGTAGTTGGGGTATATGTGTTATGGTTtctagtttagaaatttttgccagacgaaattattttgaattaaacGTATCATGAGGcattaatttggaatttttaatggTCTTAAAcctagtattaaaaaaaaaaggcaatgttGGATGGATGCCTCCTAATATCAAgcaaaaaccaattaaaaagtaAACTTTACATGTTCTTTGATTTCAAAGGATGGTGTATAATTATCATTTGAATAGATTATGGGTAATATGGgcatgcatgataacacttctaggATTGAATTTTTCCTTCGAAAGtgcttctaaagcaaaaatcagTTTAGTAATGCAATTTTTGAAGCATAAATCAATTTTGTTACGTAAAATgtcatttctacttttgaagacaATTTCTACATCCGAAGTTGTTTTTAAGCCAATTTTAGAAgctaaaaaaagttacttgtcgttaagaagtagaaatttctcaaCATCAATATATGTCTCATTTTAGCCTCTTTCATTTTTAGTGCCTCTCTCCCAATCATGTCTCCATCATCGCCGCCCGTCACCACGACCACCGTCAGTAGCCATCGCCGGTTATTGACAGCCTATCGCCACTGTCGAGTGACCTTCTCTAGCCgtcagaataaaaaataaataataatatatcttttaataataaaaattatttttaaagaaattcaaaaaatttaaaatgaagtagaaatttttcgatcgacgacaataattttttcatagaatattttgtgttaataatattctagacatagaaattttcaacctttaccaaataaatttttgttctaaaagtagaaattgtTGTCTGTTATCAAACTATTTTATATAATCAGAAACtaacttctagagcaaaagtaGATTAACTTATACTTAGaaggagaattacaaaaatcaacttttgatcggtagttgatttttgaagcataagtattgccatgcgtgcccataaggagagagagggttcATATATAGAGTAAGCCTTCcttgaaatttcaaatctatCAGCATCGGTAGATTTGATGGGAAAAGACACTCAATTTATACCGCAAAATagatatatgagagagagagtgtgtgtgtgtgtgtgtttttcaaGGTACCACATAGGGTTTTGTTTATTAAATATCTATGTTTAGCTTTCTAAGAGCCTTTAAAAACTTACTTTTGTTATCGTTCCTTACCTTTTCTTATTGCGTACATGCATAATTTAATGTGCATAAAAGAAATTGCTTCTATTCATCTATTGTTACTAGGAAGGCGGCACATGTTGCttgtgtgcaaaaaaaaaaggaacttgtAAGGTTTTGCAAAATCATATTATTCTGAAATATTTGAGTTATTATTGATGGAATGCAATATTgacaaaataagaagaaattTTACACACATATATGGTAAGAAAAGATACttcaaaaaaatgtgattttctaaGAGAGATTTGGGAAGTGTCtcttcgattaaaaaaaaaattgccaattgCGATACGGATAATCGAATTCGTCGTGTTCCAAAAGACACGAAAAACTTTCTTGAGCAACCAATGGAGCCTTCAAAAGagcttctcaaattaaaaatgatcaattttcctTCCATTATAACGGCTTCGAATTTCAATTCTTCTCAGCTTTTAGCACCTTAGGCTACGTTTGGttgtccgtataaaactcgagataggttatgttttatcctatcccatgtttggtaggtgtcccggatagtataatgtcggatatagaggggatataacctggataaaaaaaatccgaagGAAGGGGGcgaggataaggtcggataggatttctcttatccgtcatataaaatctaacttttaaaatgatgaccgctttcttgtctcatttgtttctattttcattttatttatttattattttttttttgcaaagaggtttgaaaatctaataaaatgtatatattttcattttttttttgtgtatgagaacgttatttttatagtaataagatcggaatatttcatgagcatcacgtaggggcatatatgtcctttacattgatatacagtttctaccaaatgcaggatatgataggatatgagaatatccgactttaaatccatagtttaccaaacaatagataggataaggccaaatccctagatttcttatcctatcctatccaatcctatcccgaccggaaatcccgacgaccaaacgcagccttattgTACTAACTTGTTACTCTATCCGTCTTATGAATGTTCCCACTTATGTAATTTCGTGAGAGCTATCAAACATGCCTGCCACGATGTGCTCTAAACGAGAAAGATAATGAGTCAACGAAAACTTCCGAAGCCGGGCAAgtcaactcaaaaaaaaaaaaaatcgaacggGAAGCAATTCGAGGGCCGAGGATTAAgggaaatattcaaaaaagggcatgaacttctcttgatttttcaaataagggcccaaagtgaattatgtttcaaataagggctcgaagtaatatagtacgtttcaattgagggcccgaagtggttataatgtttcaaaaaagggtatggcttgaagggtattttggttatttcacattttaatttttttattattttttttctttttcttgattaaaaaaaaaatatgcacaagcgggagggctgcccctcccgctcGTGGCCGCCGGCCCGccgccggtggggggtcggcgggcgcggcgaaggccggcggggtcgccggcgaccccggcgACCCCGGCGGCCCCGCCGGTCGAGGCGAGGGCCTctggccctctcccggatctgggtgaggccggcggtccccgcccggatcgggggtcgccggccgtcgcccaTCGCCGGTGGGGGGTCGCCCGGTCACAAGCGGGAGGGGcaagcgggaggggcagccctcaaGAGCTTCGGAGACGAAGCGTAGTCCCCGGGCGGCTTTGGTGCAGAGCTCGCCTCCGAAACAGCTGAGCGAGCCCTCAAGAGCTTCAGAGAGGCCATGGAGGTCGACCGGGATCTGCATGCGGTGGTCAGAGGCTGcacaacctcctcctcctcctccgccaccgccgccgctgccgccgcgtTATCGGCGAGGGAGCATCGCCTCGAACCCGCTTCCTGCGCTCCCTTCTCTGCAGTGGAAGGATCGGATTCGGTGCCCTTCGAGACCAGGAAAGGCATCTTTCTGGAGGAGCTCCACGAGCTTTACAAGCCCTTCTTGCCCCCATATGAACCTCTGCTCTCGCATCGCAACAACCCCGTCTCATCTCCTCTTGCAGTTGAAGGCGCGAAGAGCTCCTCGAGTGCTAATCTGATGCAAAAGAGGCCATTTCAGAGTGCTTCTGCAATTGCTCCTCCGCCTCCGTTCAAAGCAAGCTCTCACGCTCCCGGATCCAAGAAAAGgtaccatcttttttttttttttttggaaacagataacaaaaattataataaaaaaaactaaataagtaaaaagactaaaatacccttgaatcgggcccttttttgagattttaaggccatttcaagcccttatttgaaatagtatTCACTTGAGGcccctatttgagaaaatatgaggacttcgggcccttttttaaaacagtgttcacttggggcccttatttgagaaaacatgaggacttcgggcccttttttgaatttttcccgaGGATTAATGTATTTCTCGAATATCTAATCAGATAATATTTGGGACCactcaaaaaatgggaaaaaaaaaatcaagatgatgAGATTATAGCCAACTAATCTTTTGTCTTTAGGActaatcatttaattaatttgcgaTGCCAATATGTTTTAAAGTCCTcccataaaaagagaaaaagaatatatttatACACACACCCACaagcagtttttcttttttctttttctttttttgtttggaggGTCGGACACCCGCAAGCAGTTGACCAACTCATATAATCGGAGACGACCGGGGCCCACATTTTGCTTTAGAGGCTGGAATGGGCCAGTGGGCTGGGGCTGAGTGGGCGTGGTCCGACCAATTACCAAATCAAGCGAAATAAGCATTCTAGATAGTCGATGGATTTCATCTTCTAATTGCGAAGAACAGAAGCATCACAATAGAAAAGTTATTCAcctatcaaaaaaaaaaaaaattgttatcttCCAATTGATTAGCATATTCCCTTTTAATGTATACTACTGTTTCCGGACCCATGCACTACGTGGCTTGATGTCTAGTTTATGATATAACAATGGACTCACTCAATTAggtgaatttattttaattattagtGAGGATAAGTTATTTAGTAGTACTagcgaaagagaaaagaaattcattgtgagaaaattgtggaaaaaaattaattgtatcAAACAAAATGAGTAAATGTTCGAATGATTTGGTCTATGAAAGAATAATGGGATTAGAAAGCTAtttggtaagaaagatttaGACGTAAATCgtaaatattgaaattttgcttAATCGCCTTGCTCGTTGCTGTGATTATATTTgaacaatgatttttttaagcaaaattttcaatcgaacCCTACCAACCTGAAAACCGGCTgtaagaaaaattcaaatggaaacgAAATTGATGCTACATTTTAATCGGTTCGATTTAATTTATCCACTTTTTCTTGTCCGAGATTTATCCATTTGTAGAATATTATGAAGACCTCTGGTTCTTCAATATGGAGGACGAGTCAATCCATTTTATCCACATTAAGAAAATTCATCTCCTTGAAATCCGAACGGAACAAATAAGATGTTGAATACAGTCTAAACTAGTTATTCGAGCGTCGCAGGGATTGCTTGGGAGCTCGGCCATGGCAAAGTAGCAATTTTTCTCCTCACCCTCCtctctctggttttttttttcttccactcCAAGCTCCCTTGAATGAGAAAAAACTTGTGGGAGGCTCCACCTTCTTAACTTGAGTTGAGATTATTTCTTTTGATCTAATCTGGGAATATTTTACAATAttcatctaatttttttctttgctcgtTGTTGATGCTCTTCATCGCTTGTTGGGTGTATTTCCCACTTTCATTGTTTAAAAATCAACATGCTACTGCAAATCCTCCGGATCAAGAAGTCCGACAAAATCAAGGAGGAATACAGTGAGTTCCTACTGCCTTGGGAGCACTTAAAAAACTTCCCTGAGTTTTGAAAGCTCTCATTTCCGCTTCTAAATCTAAATCTTGGAGCTCTCCTTTCCCTATCTAGATCTAGATCTGGAAGTTCATTAAAGGCGCCTATGTGCTCATCTTACCTCTCCCAATCTAAATCTAGATCTTATATTTAGATCTTAGAGCTTGTTCATCCTATTTTCAGCGTCTCTGTACATAGTGTTGATGATGCTAAGCATGGGTGCGCACCGCCCACTGCACAAAGCAAAGCTACTAGAGAAAGGGATTACGATGTGTGCTCACTGATGACAATGCGAGATTCGTTGACAAGGCAAGATTCGTTTTGATGCCGAGAGAGTTTCATTCTTATAGATGAGAATATGCACTCCCATTAAGTAGGAGTGTCACTTGGAGTAACCACAAGTCCCTGTCCATATGCGGCACGGGGGTCACGGATAAGGTGATGCATGAAATCTTGAAGGGTAGCCCTGTTCTCAAGTATCTTGGTAGGAAGAATGCTGCAGTTTGAAGCAAAACGTCAAGCTTTGTTCGAGATGTTTGAGGGAAATTGTGGTCGATTGCTGCTTTTGGTATGCACTTGATGAGGGTTTCCCACTGGAGATTTCGAGCCCTCTTTTGCTGTTGCCGCGTTTGAGAGGGTTCGTTCAGTATGATGAGGCAGCTGGTAATTGAAGCCTCACCCTTGACTGAAGCTGCGTTGAAGTTCTCTATGAGAAGGCAAACTAATTGTTCTATTCAGAAATGGTTAAGTGTCTCACAGAGGGTACTGCAGCCTGGTTGAGGGACTGCTTCAGAAGCTGTAGAACGCAACTGAGCTTTTGATTGGTAATTGGTGCCTTCAGGTGAGCAAATTGTTTAATTCAACCAATTCGGGTTCATACTTATGAACAGTTGATGGTCCCTCTTCCTGGAGTTGAGGAAGTTCATACTAAATTTTATCACACTGGAATCTGGTTCACATGGTTTGCTACTCTGCATGATGTCTAGTGCTGCAAATGTACATTGTGTCTCCAAAATAGCTACCAAAAGACCAAGGAGAAAAATAGCTGGTGTGGGTCAGACTATATCTTCTCAGTAGTGAATAATCATGATTCCAAAAGGTCAAAGTAAATTCTTACATGTTGCCTCTTCATTGTTGGATGTGCTTAGGTTATATCACTTGCGGCAGAGTTGAAGGTGTGCCATTTTCCTTCCCTAATTGCAAGTTTCTATGCGACACAGGTCTTGGTGTCCTATCGTGGAGTCTGGTGGCCCTCCTGAAAGCCAATGATGATATGATTAAACTGTATCACTTCACTTGAAACAGGCCTACTTCATCTGTTAATGAGGGCTtcataaatatttgaatttgttcacTGGCTGTAGCCCGTTTATTAGTGCTTCCCACTGTTCGCTCATGCATCCGACTATAAGCattttgctggaaaaaaaaCACCCAGGACCTTTATTTTCCCCAATCTCTCCCGCCACAGTATTGCACCTCGCCGTCATGTCCTCGAGCAGCCGTCCGTCGTCCATTGTCATCAGTCGGGTCATTGTCGAGTCTTGTGTCTGTACCTGTTTGCCCTCTGGAGCAATGCTGATGCAATGAGCGGCATCACCGGCCGGTCACCCCAAATCTGGGTCGCCAAAGGCAGGAAACACCGGTTTGGGTTTCATGACATTGGATTTGACGTCTAGAACTCATCCAAAACGATAGAAATAGAGAGTGAGTTGTGTGCTCGATTGTTGCTGAGGCTGGTCAATGGCAAGCGGCAAAGGTTTTGCaggataattataaaaaaaaaagtcttaaatttatatcatttatgctaattcaatcctaaatgtttttaatttgggcaatttagtcataatttttttgaagatttgctaatttagtattaaacattttaataatcAATGTAGTCCCTTCGATTAACTTTGGTTATGAATCATTGATACAATAGCCCCAATTAGCGCcatccatcctatgtggcatagtCGGAGCaaactttgaatatttttttatttttattattttaactgttttttatttatgattttctgttcattcttttttctaGGCAAGTGCTGCAGAGCATTTGTCAGCCCGAGCCAGGGTGGTAACGCTCGCCGCATTGAGTGAGGGCTCGGAATACACTTGTTGTGGCCGATGAGGGCGTCGTGAGCCCTCTCCCAAGACCTCGTGGGACATAGTGGGTGTTGCGGAGGTGGTggagggccgcaacccttgcTCATTGGCCGGTCGGCCTGCTAGCTcgcttaaaaaaaacaaagagtaaaacataaagaaatctATAAATAGTTAATTGGCTTATGACATCTTTGCGAGAAGAAAGCtaattaatttcctttttcgaaCTCGAAGGAGTCAAAATCATTACCATTTTGCAATGTGAACTTTGAATCAATATATGAATAGGGCGGTAAAATATGGCAGATGTTGTtacactttttttctttttttagttcaaACAGGTCACTCCATCTTCACTTTTGACGGTTGTGGTGGATAACTCCAAGGGACAATCGGGGAAATCGAACACGTCAATGGTATAGCGGGGAGCCAGGAGATCAGTTGAGTAGCGTTGATCGTGGCCACTTTTAAAGTCCCGACCGGAGGGTTTTGTAGAAACCTCGAAGAGGACGTCTCCCAAGGTGGCTCCGGTGGCCATTGAGAGGGTGGTAGCGGCGACGCCGGGACGAATTGTCATGTCGGTTGTCATCTCAACCAAATTATGTTAATGACATGTGGAACTCCGGTGTGCAAATTAAAATCCCACTGTACAAAGTGCACAAGTGTAAAGATCAAAACCATAATTGTTACTTCAAAAACAAAGATTAGGCGTACCAACAAAACATCCATCGGATGAAATACTTGACCATCCGAATCAAACATACTTCGGGCAACATGAGGTTCAATAATACCCGAATGGCGGAAAAGCTGGTCACAttatgttataatatcacgTCTCTACTACCGCTATTTTAATTCTTCATCCTCACGTTAAATCACTATGCATTATTTCACTTGGGAGATTAGATTTTCACCGAAAGctttagaaataattggaagCCGATAGCTACCCTAATTCACAACTTTCGGACTTTTACCCCGTATACGAGTCATGGCGACGGCTTATACGCTAAATTCTACAG
This sequence is a window from Rhodamnia argentea isolate NSW1041297 chromosome 3, ASM2092103v1, whole genome shotgun sequence. Protein-coding genes within it:
- the LOC125314006 gene encoding F-box/LRR-repeat protein 25-like, producing MAPLDANPDLSSPPQAVEVDNISPLPDVIIHHIFCFLPFKDLVKTSVLSKQWRLAWTSTPNIDVSLRSWLVIPLISKALSLCTATKIEKFHVDFYVRTEFDLWFHFAAARQVEDASLVFGGSNRVVPQFMCDCTSLVSLRISKATFPPDFTIHWPSLKKLCLHDFIFDYFPSEKDVIMKIMRGCPVLESFTLRSSWLEARDIWIDSRSLRELVIEADISSSLILSAPNLLSLCLSAATCHENHIRKLVSSGTELILFGLSSWVLSRTGIKGRPYLSSRWRNIVVYTTVCKSELKGIAFLLRSSPLLERLAICNPKSNNARFRKKDFPKLCNFVEKQFGCSRKDFPCVANQLKRVEIVGFEFNNEKSKLLRALSKFLLEETVELEKIDNPC